The Siniperca chuatsi isolate FFG_IHB_CAS linkage group LG2, ASM2008510v1, whole genome shotgun sequence genome window below encodes:
- the LOC122865472 gene encoding myosin-binding protein H-like isoform X3, translated as MPSKPAPIKKAAKKEPAKKEEKAPEPAPEVAPAPAEGEAAPAEAAPAEGEAPAAPPAEEPKAPTPPPADAAPTDEAAAPVAADQPATDAALPATEETPAAPAEAPVDAAAPATEETSAATKAPADEETPAAAAEAPADATTAPATEEAAPAADSEAPADAEAAEAPAPEEPKPPTPPPPPPKEPTSVPLDLFVEDKNDTSVTIIWSQPETVGPSGLDGYTIEVCKDGTEDWKAVNEDLQKSCRYVIKNQTTGDRLKIRVVAVNAGGRSPPVTLPEAVLVKEVADRPKVRLPRFLRQRYVAQVGAKINLTIPFTGKPKPVVTWTKNGQPLDTKRVNIRSTDRDSILFIRASERDDSGVYEMCVKVDDFEDKASLILQIVELPGPPASVKIVDTWGFNVALEWTPPTDNGNTEITGYTIQKADKKTGDWFTVLEHYHRLNATISDLIMGNTYKFRVFSENKCGISNDATVAKEEAKITKTGIEYKPPEYKEHDFTEPPKFTTSLNDRATTVGYSTKLLCSVRGCPKPKVTWMKNQMIIGDDPKFRQICVQGICSLEIRKPGNFDGGVYSCKAKNDHGEATVSCKLEVKQPAVADADKK; from the exons ATGCCGTCCAAGCCTGCCCCAATCAAGAAGGCGGCTAAGAAAGAACCAGccaagaaggaggagaaggctCCAGAGCCGGCTCCTGAGGTCGCCCCAGCCCCCGCTGAGGGCGAAGCTGCACCAGCTGAGGCGGCCCCTGCAGAGGGAGAGGCCCCTGCTGCCCCGCCAGCTGAGGAGCCCAAAGCACCCACCCCTCCACCCGCAGATG CTGCTCCCACTGATGAAGCTGCTGCTCCTGTTGCTGCAGATCAGCCAGCCACTGATG CTGCTCTGCCTGCTACAGAAGAAACACCAGCTGCTCCTGCTGAGGCCCCTGTTGATG CTGCTGCACCCGCTACAGAAGAAACATCTGCTGCCACTAAGGCCCCTGCTGATG AAGAAACACCAGCTGCCGCTGCTGAGGCCCCTGCTGATG CTACCACCGCTCCAGCCACAGAGGAAGCTGCTCCCGCTGCTGACTCCGAAGCACCTGCTGATG CTGAAGCTGCTGAAGCGCCTGCACCAGAGGAGCCTAAACCACCcacacctccaccacctccacccaAAG AGCCCACAAGTGTTCCACTGGATCTGTTTGTTGAGGATAAGAACGACACTTCAGTTACTATCATTTGGAGCCAGCCAGAGACCGTCGGACCATCCGGTCTGGATGGATACACCATTGAAGTCTGCAAGGACGGAA CTGAGGACTGGAAAGCAGTCAATGAGGACCTGCAGAAGTCCTGCCGCTACGTTATCAAGAACCAGACCACCGGTGACCGCCTGAAGATCCGTGTGGTGGCTGTGAATGCTGGCGGCCGCAGCCCCCCTGTCACCCTCCCCGAGGCTGTCTTGGTCAAGGAAGTCGCTG ATCGTCCCAAGGTCCGCTTGCCTCGTTTCCTCAGGCAGAGATACGTCGCTCAAGTTGGAGCTAAGATCAACCTGACCATCCCCTTCACA GGCAAACCCAAACCTGTGGTCACCTGGACAAAGAATGGGCAGCCCCTGGACACAAAGAGGGTGAACATCCGCAGCACTGACAGAGACAGCATCCTGTTTATCCGTGCATCCGAGAGAGATGACTCTGGAGTGTATGAGATGTGTGTGAAGGTGGATGACTTCGAGGACAAGGCTTCACTCATCCTTCAAATTGTTG AGCTGCCAGGGCCTCCTGCCAGTGTAAAGATTGTGGATACCTGGGGCTTCAATGTTGCCCTGGAGTGGACCCCACCCACCGACAATGGAAACACAGAAATCACAGGTTACACAATCCAGAAGGCCGACAAAAAGACTGGA gaCTGGTTCACTGTGTTGGAGCATTACCATAGACTGAATGCCACCATCTCTGACCTCATCATGGGCAACACCTACAAGTTCAGAGTGTTTTCTGAAAACAAGTGTGGAATAAGCAACGACGCTACTGTTGCAAAGGAGGAGGCCAAGATCACGAAGACAG GTATTGAGTACAAGCCTCCTGAGTACAAGGAACACGACTTCACCGAGCCGCCCAAGTTCACCACCTCTCTGAATGACAGAGCCACCACCGTCGGCTACAGCACCAAGCTGCTGTGCTCTGTCAGGGGATGCCCAAAA CCCAAGGTTACATGGATGAAGAACCAGATGATTATTGGAGACGACCCCAAGTTCAGGCAGATCTGCGTCCAGGGTATCTGCTCTCTGGAGATCCGCAAGCCTGGTAACTTTGACGGAGGTGTGTACTCCTGCAAAGCCAAGAACGATCACGGAGAAGCAACTGTCAGCTGCAAGCTGGAGGTCAAAC AGCCAGCGGTTGCAGATGCAGACAAGAAATAG
- the LOC122865472 gene encoding myosin-binding protein H-like isoform X6: MPSKPAPIKKAAKKEPAKKEEKAPEPAPEVAPAPAEGEAAPAEAAPAEGEAPAAPPAEEPKAPTPPPADAAPTDEAAAPVAADQPATDAALPATEETPAAPAEAPVDAAAPATEETSAATKAPADAAAPVAEETPAAAAEAPADAEAAEAPAPEEPKPPTPPPPPPKEPTSVPLDLFVEDKNDTSVTIIWSQPETVGPSGLDGYTIEVCKDGTEDWKAVNEDLQKSCRYVIKNQTTGDRLKIRVVAVNAGGRSPPVTLPEAVLVKEVADRPKVRLPRFLRQRYVAQVGAKINLTIPFTGKPKPVVTWTKNGQPLDTKRVNIRSTDRDSILFIRASERDDSGVYEMCVKVDDFEDKASLILQIVELPGPPASVKIVDTWGFNVALEWTPPTDNGNTEITGYTIQKADKKTGDWFTVLEHYHRLNATISDLIMGNTYKFRVFSENKCGISNDATVAKEEAKITKTGIEYKPPEYKEHDFTEPPKFTTSLNDRATTVGYSTKLLCSVRGCPKPKVTWMKNQMIIGDDPKFRQICVQGICSLEIRKPGNFDGGVYSCKAKNDHGEATVSCKLEVKQPAVADADKK, encoded by the exons ATGCCGTCCAAGCCTGCCCCAATCAAGAAGGCGGCTAAGAAAGAACCAGccaagaaggaggagaaggctCCAGAGCCGGCTCCTGAGGTCGCCCCAGCCCCCGCTGAGGGCGAAGCTGCACCAGCTGAGGCGGCCCCTGCAGAGGGAGAGGCCCCTGCTGCCCCGCCAGCTGAGGAGCCCAAAGCACCCACCCCTCCACCCGCAGATG CTGCTCCCACTGATGAAGCTGCTGCTCCTGTTGCTGCAGATCAGCCAGCCACTGATG CTGCTCTGCCTGCTACAGAAGAAACACCAGCTGCTCCTGCTGAGGCCCCTGTTGATG CTGCTGCACCCGCTACAGAAGAAACATCTGCTGCCACTAAGGCCCCTGCTGATG CTGCTGCTCCTGTTGCAGAAGAAACACCAGCTGCCGCTGCTGAGGCCCCTGCTGATG CTGAAGCTGCTGAAGCGCCTGCACCAGAGGAGCCTAAACCACCcacacctccaccacctccacccaAAG AGCCCACAAGTGTTCCACTGGATCTGTTTGTTGAGGATAAGAACGACACTTCAGTTACTATCATTTGGAGCCAGCCAGAGACCGTCGGACCATCCGGTCTGGATGGATACACCATTGAAGTCTGCAAGGACGGAA CTGAGGACTGGAAAGCAGTCAATGAGGACCTGCAGAAGTCCTGCCGCTACGTTATCAAGAACCAGACCACCGGTGACCGCCTGAAGATCCGTGTGGTGGCTGTGAATGCTGGCGGCCGCAGCCCCCCTGTCACCCTCCCCGAGGCTGTCTTGGTCAAGGAAGTCGCTG ATCGTCCCAAGGTCCGCTTGCCTCGTTTCCTCAGGCAGAGATACGTCGCTCAAGTTGGAGCTAAGATCAACCTGACCATCCCCTTCACA GGCAAACCCAAACCTGTGGTCACCTGGACAAAGAATGGGCAGCCCCTGGACACAAAGAGGGTGAACATCCGCAGCACTGACAGAGACAGCATCCTGTTTATCCGTGCATCCGAGAGAGATGACTCTGGAGTGTATGAGATGTGTGTGAAGGTGGATGACTTCGAGGACAAGGCTTCACTCATCCTTCAAATTGTTG AGCTGCCAGGGCCTCCTGCCAGTGTAAAGATTGTGGATACCTGGGGCTTCAATGTTGCCCTGGAGTGGACCCCACCCACCGACAATGGAAACACAGAAATCACAGGTTACACAATCCAGAAGGCCGACAAAAAGACTGGA gaCTGGTTCACTGTGTTGGAGCATTACCATAGACTGAATGCCACCATCTCTGACCTCATCATGGGCAACACCTACAAGTTCAGAGTGTTTTCTGAAAACAAGTGTGGAATAAGCAACGACGCTACTGTTGCAAAGGAGGAGGCCAAGATCACGAAGACAG GTATTGAGTACAAGCCTCCTGAGTACAAGGAACACGACTTCACCGAGCCGCCCAAGTTCACCACCTCTCTGAATGACAGAGCCACCACCGTCGGCTACAGCACCAAGCTGCTGTGCTCTGTCAGGGGATGCCCAAAA CCCAAGGTTACATGGATGAAGAACCAGATGATTATTGGAGACGACCCCAAGTTCAGGCAGATCTGCGTCCAGGGTATCTGCTCTCTGGAGATCCGCAAGCCTGGTAACTTTGACGGAGGTGTGTACTCCTGCAAAGCCAAGAACGATCACGGAGAAGCAACTGTCAGCTGCAAGCTGGAGGTCAAAC AGCCAGCGGTTGCAGATGCAGACAAGAAATAG
- the LOC122865472 gene encoding myosin-binding protein H-like isoform X16, producing MPSKPAPIKKAAKKEPAKKEEKAPEPAPEVAPAPAEGEAAPAEAAPAEGEAPAAPPAEEPKAPTPPPADEPTSVPLDLFVEDKNDTSVTIIWSQPETVGPSGLDGYTIEVCKDGTEDWKAVNEDLQKSCRYVIKNQTTGDRLKIRVVAVNAGGRSPPVTLPEAVLVKEVADRPKVRLPRFLRQRYVAQVGAKINLTIPFTGKPKPVVTWTKNGQPLDTKRVNIRSTDRDSILFIRASERDDSGVYEMCVKVDDFEDKASLILQIVELPGPPASVKIVDTWGFNVALEWTPPTDNGNTEITGYTIQKADKKTGDWFTVLEHYHRLNATISDLIMGNTYKFRVFSENKCGISNDATVAKEEAKITKTGIEYKPPEYKEHDFTEPPKFTTSLNDRATTVGYSTKLLCSVRGCPKPKVTWMKNQMIIGDDPKFRQICVQGICSLEIRKPGNFDGGVYSCKAKNDHGEATVSCKLEVKQPAVADADKK from the exons ATGCCGTCCAAGCCTGCCCCAATCAAGAAGGCGGCTAAGAAAGAACCAGccaagaaggaggagaaggctCCAGAGCCGGCTCCTGAGGTCGCCCCAGCCCCCGCTGAGGGCGAAGCTGCACCAGCTGAGGCGGCCCCTGCAGAGGGAGAGGCCCCTGCTGCCCCGCCAGCTGAGGAGCCCAAAGCACCCACCCCTCCACCCGCAGATG AGCCCACAAGTGTTCCACTGGATCTGTTTGTTGAGGATAAGAACGACACTTCAGTTACTATCATTTGGAGCCAGCCAGAGACCGTCGGACCATCCGGTCTGGATGGATACACCATTGAAGTCTGCAAGGACGGAA CTGAGGACTGGAAAGCAGTCAATGAGGACCTGCAGAAGTCCTGCCGCTACGTTATCAAGAACCAGACCACCGGTGACCGCCTGAAGATCCGTGTGGTGGCTGTGAATGCTGGCGGCCGCAGCCCCCCTGTCACCCTCCCCGAGGCTGTCTTGGTCAAGGAAGTCGCTG ATCGTCCCAAGGTCCGCTTGCCTCGTTTCCTCAGGCAGAGATACGTCGCTCAAGTTGGAGCTAAGATCAACCTGACCATCCCCTTCACA GGCAAACCCAAACCTGTGGTCACCTGGACAAAGAATGGGCAGCCCCTGGACACAAAGAGGGTGAACATCCGCAGCACTGACAGAGACAGCATCCTGTTTATCCGTGCATCCGAGAGAGATGACTCTGGAGTGTATGAGATGTGTGTGAAGGTGGATGACTTCGAGGACAAGGCTTCACTCATCCTTCAAATTGTTG AGCTGCCAGGGCCTCCTGCCAGTGTAAAGATTGTGGATACCTGGGGCTTCAATGTTGCCCTGGAGTGGACCCCACCCACCGACAATGGAAACACAGAAATCACAGGTTACACAATCCAGAAGGCCGACAAAAAGACTGGA gaCTGGTTCACTGTGTTGGAGCATTACCATAGACTGAATGCCACCATCTCTGACCTCATCATGGGCAACACCTACAAGTTCAGAGTGTTTTCTGAAAACAAGTGTGGAATAAGCAACGACGCTACTGTTGCAAAGGAGGAGGCCAAGATCACGAAGACAG GTATTGAGTACAAGCCTCCTGAGTACAAGGAACACGACTTCACCGAGCCGCCCAAGTTCACCACCTCTCTGAATGACAGAGCCACCACCGTCGGCTACAGCACCAAGCTGCTGTGCTCTGTCAGGGGATGCCCAAAA CCCAAGGTTACATGGATGAAGAACCAGATGATTATTGGAGACGACCCCAAGTTCAGGCAGATCTGCGTCCAGGGTATCTGCTCTCTGGAGATCCGCAAGCCTGGTAACTTTGACGGAGGTGTGTACTCCTGCAAAGCCAAGAACGATCACGGAGAAGCAACTGTCAGCTGCAAGCTGGAGGTCAAAC AGCCAGCGGTTGCAGATGCAGACAAGAAATAG
- the LOC122865472 gene encoding myosin-binding protein H-like isoform X5: MPSKPAPIKKAAKKEPAKKEEKAPEPAPEVAPAPAEGEAAPAEAAPAEGEAPAAPPAEEPKAPTPPPADAAPTDEAAAPVAADQPATDAALPATEETPAAPAEAPVDAAAPATEETSAATKAPADATTAPATEEAAPAADSEAPADAEAAEAPAPEEPKPPTPPPPPPKEPTSVPLDLFVEDKNDTSVTIIWSQPETVGPSGLDGYTIEVCKDGTEDWKAVNEDLQKSCRYVIKNQTTGDRLKIRVVAVNAGGRSPPVTLPEAVLVKEVADRPKVRLPRFLRQRYVAQVGAKINLTIPFTGKPKPVVTWTKNGQPLDTKRVNIRSTDRDSILFIRASERDDSGVYEMCVKVDDFEDKASLILQIVELPGPPASVKIVDTWGFNVALEWTPPTDNGNTEITGYTIQKADKKTGDWFTVLEHYHRLNATISDLIMGNTYKFRVFSENKCGISNDATVAKEEAKITKTGIEYKPPEYKEHDFTEPPKFTTSLNDRATTVGYSTKLLCSVRGCPKPKVTWMKNQMIIGDDPKFRQICVQGICSLEIRKPGNFDGGVYSCKAKNDHGEATVSCKLEVKQPAVADADKK, translated from the exons ATGCCGTCCAAGCCTGCCCCAATCAAGAAGGCGGCTAAGAAAGAACCAGccaagaaggaggagaaggctCCAGAGCCGGCTCCTGAGGTCGCCCCAGCCCCCGCTGAGGGCGAAGCTGCACCAGCTGAGGCGGCCCCTGCAGAGGGAGAGGCCCCTGCTGCCCCGCCAGCTGAGGAGCCCAAAGCACCCACCCCTCCACCCGCAGATG CTGCTCCCACTGATGAAGCTGCTGCTCCTGTTGCTGCAGATCAGCCAGCCACTGATG CTGCTCTGCCTGCTACAGAAGAAACACCAGCTGCTCCTGCTGAGGCCCCTGTTGATG CTGCTGCACCCGCTACAGAAGAAACATCTGCTGCCACTAAGGCCCCTGCTGATG CTACCACCGCTCCAGCCACAGAGGAAGCTGCTCCCGCTGCTGACTCCGAAGCACCTGCTGATG CTGAAGCTGCTGAAGCGCCTGCACCAGAGGAGCCTAAACCACCcacacctccaccacctccacccaAAG AGCCCACAAGTGTTCCACTGGATCTGTTTGTTGAGGATAAGAACGACACTTCAGTTACTATCATTTGGAGCCAGCCAGAGACCGTCGGACCATCCGGTCTGGATGGATACACCATTGAAGTCTGCAAGGACGGAA CTGAGGACTGGAAAGCAGTCAATGAGGACCTGCAGAAGTCCTGCCGCTACGTTATCAAGAACCAGACCACCGGTGACCGCCTGAAGATCCGTGTGGTGGCTGTGAATGCTGGCGGCCGCAGCCCCCCTGTCACCCTCCCCGAGGCTGTCTTGGTCAAGGAAGTCGCTG ATCGTCCCAAGGTCCGCTTGCCTCGTTTCCTCAGGCAGAGATACGTCGCTCAAGTTGGAGCTAAGATCAACCTGACCATCCCCTTCACA GGCAAACCCAAACCTGTGGTCACCTGGACAAAGAATGGGCAGCCCCTGGACACAAAGAGGGTGAACATCCGCAGCACTGACAGAGACAGCATCCTGTTTATCCGTGCATCCGAGAGAGATGACTCTGGAGTGTATGAGATGTGTGTGAAGGTGGATGACTTCGAGGACAAGGCTTCACTCATCCTTCAAATTGTTG AGCTGCCAGGGCCTCCTGCCAGTGTAAAGATTGTGGATACCTGGGGCTTCAATGTTGCCCTGGAGTGGACCCCACCCACCGACAATGGAAACACAGAAATCACAGGTTACACAATCCAGAAGGCCGACAAAAAGACTGGA gaCTGGTTCACTGTGTTGGAGCATTACCATAGACTGAATGCCACCATCTCTGACCTCATCATGGGCAACACCTACAAGTTCAGAGTGTTTTCTGAAAACAAGTGTGGAATAAGCAACGACGCTACTGTTGCAAAGGAGGAGGCCAAGATCACGAAGACAG GTATTGAGTACAAGCCTCCTGAGTACAAGGAACACGACTTCACCGAGCCGCCCAAGTTCACCACCTCTCTGAATGACAGAGCCACCACCGTCGGCTACAGCACCAAGCTGCTGTGCTCTGTCAGGGGATGCCCAAAA CCCAAGGTTACATGGATGAAGAACCAGATGATTATTGGAGACGACCCCAAGTTCAGGCAGATCTGCGTCCAGGGTATCTGCTCTCTGGAGATCCGCAAGCCTGGTAACTTTGACGGAGGTGTGTACTCCTGCAAAGCCAAGAACGATCACGGAGAAGCAACTGTCAGCTGCAAGCTGGAGGTCAAAC AGCCAGCGGTTGCAGATGCAGACAAGAAATAG